The following is a genomic window from Butyricimonas faecihominis.
CACTATTATCTTTCAATTTGATCCATACTTTTGGCATCGATCCTTTTTCCTCATATGTCCGTTCAAAGATAAATATTTTTATTTTAATCATAATCTTATTCAACAAACCTTCTTTCCACAAAAAATAAATCACTCTTCCACCACATTTTATTTACATCACATTCCCGGTTACAAAACAGATCAGGGGGAAATAAGGCCACACGCACAGATCATAGACGTTTCGTCCTCGTTCGATAATCGCTCTCCTTGAACGTCTTTACACCGCCGGGGACACGCTTATCTGAAATCTGTATGCCCTTATTTCCCCCCATTCTTGCGGAGACCTCTTCCCACACTCTAGCCGTAGACCGATCTCATGCCCAACAAAGTCTTATTAATTATTCGATAAACTCCTCCGGCCTTCGGCCACCTCCTCTATAAACAGAGGAGGAGTTGGTGATACTTCCCGAAAACAGGGAGTATTTCAACTCTCCCTCTGTTTATAGAGGGAGTACCCCGAAGGGGGGAGGGAGTTAAAAACAGAGCCACCTTCACTCGTTATCGCCGCTCACGATACACGACATCCTTTATTTTTGCAAAACCACTGTATTCCGCCCTTTTCGTCACACTATTATTCACCCCATCCACCGGGTAGAACCCTAGCTTCCCACCATTGTTATCCGGGGCTGCCGTATTGTACGAACCCACCATCAACTCATACTGCCGAGCCATAAACTCGTCGGACTGGTTATTCAAATCATTCAATGAACATTGCCTGTACAAGTTAAATTTCAACATCGTAACCGTCTCGTTTTCCCCTAAAGCAATCGTATTCATCGGGTAAGTCGTGTTTGTTCCTAAGTTATGCAAATACACCTTGTTCCCCACGGCATAAAACATATAAGGGAATAGAGAATGAAAAGCAAAAATCGTCGCCTTGTCAAAATCGGGTGCATTCAAATTCTCGTATTTCGCCTCCTGCACGAAACCGTTATTCGACATATTGATCCCGTAAATACAACGTTTCCCTTCGGCATCCTGCAAAATAGAATATACCAAACCACCGGAATACCGGGTACTTTCCATGTACACCAATTCCATCCCCGTCTTGAAACTAAACAAACCGTCTTCCGTGTCTGCAACCGGGGTCAAAATCTGCATGGCATCAGCGACATAACCATACTTCCAGCCCACGAAACGTTTATTATCCGTGTCATACAGTAAAGCCGCACGTCCATTTCCCGGACGAGCCATACTTACTCCCACGTAAGGAGCCACCTTATATTCCGGAGTCTTTCCCCTTTCCGACGTGTTGATCGGATATTCAAAAGCGGGACCAGAATAATCCCTCACCTGTGCATAAGCGTTTCCGGCATCCGTCACGCAGAGATTAGCTAAAGCACCAGCTATACTTGTACCATTTACCGCCGTGTAATACACGACATATTCATTTACCGGAGGAATGATAAAATCAACATTACCAATTTCTAAAGACTCATCCGTTTTAAACGTTTCCCGATCCAGCATATACGTTCCCTCTGCCGACATCACGTAAATCAAATCGGCAGGATTCGCATATCGATTAGGATAAAACCCAATTCCCTTGGCATGTTTCAACTCCGGTAATCCTAGTGAAGTCAACAAATCATAAGCCGGAATCACCCGTTCTGCCGAGATCACCGAAATCATATCCATCCGAACACGCTCTTCCTCCCCTTCATCACAAAGCACCATCCATCCCTCATACGTCGGAGAAGACACTTTAATATCAAATGTCTTAGACGTCTGAACACCAGAACGCTTGTCCGTCACGGAGAACCATGCAATATACGTGTCTGCCGCAAAAGCTGCCAACGTGTCCAAATCCAATGAGCCCGAAGGATTCAGATCGACCCAGTGTTGCCCGGATACCAATACGCCACCTAACTTCTTCTCGATCTTGTAACTAAATTCAAAATTAGCATTCTCCTTACCGATCTCTCCCTCTAGCGAAGAAACGACTTTCGGGTTCACAACAATATGGTCGGAATTTCCCAACACCTCCACCACTTCGGGAATGTTCTCAATGGTTATTTCCGCCACCTCGTGATAGTCGTAATTCCCCTTATCGTCAAAACAACTACAAAAGGAAAAAACAAACAAAAACAGTATAATAGGATTTATTCTCATAACCTTATGTTTTTAATATTATTCATACCGGGAATAGTCAACCGAGTAAGAAGGAGCAAGTTGCATATAACTTCCGTCCGAATCCAATTCCGGAGTTCCGGCATCTGCCTGTTCCTGTAAATATTTCTGTACCGTAGTAGTAAAAAAATTGAATCGTCCATACTGAATTTTCGCTCCGGCATACCCGGCGTTATCCCAATCTGCAGCACTCAACCCGCAAACAGAATTAACAACAAGAAATTTTTTCGGAGTCCAATTCCCAAAGAAACCATCCCCGAACATGGACCAATACCACGGCTCTGTGTACATCTCACTTAATGAAAAAACAAACTCATCCCCGTGAATCATCACCCCCGTGGCCGAATAAGCATTCGTATTCTTATACTCCGGGAAATAACATTTGAAATACTCGTTATCCTCCAGACGAATTGCCAGACGCACCGCTTTCTCCATCATATCATCCGTACGAAAGAAACGGACACGCACGTAAGCCGTACTTTTTCCCGCAGGTACAACTACCGTATCCAAATTCACTTCGTAATGTTTCCCCTCGATAGCTGTCGTACCCTCTTGATCCACCACCACTTTAAAAGGGCGATCGTAATCAACCACCTTCCCCATCGTCCGAATTGTCGCGGAAAGCACCACACTCTTCACCGAGGCCTTGGCAGAGGCGAATGAATAAGCCACCGAATCCCCGTAATATTCCGTGGTACTATTATAAATATAACTGGTCACCCGTTGAAAATAAATTCCGCTATCATCCGTAGTAAAGACCGAAATATCTTGCTTTTCACAAGCACAGAAAACAAGCGTCAAGCTTGAAACAAACAATATAATTTTCCATTTCATAATCTTACAATTTAACGATTATCAACTTCTCCGGAAGGCAAGGGTAACACGTAACGTTCTTCCTTAGCTCCATACGTATTGGTATCATACCCATTCTCGTCACTGTTAATATTAATATACAGCCGTTTGTACATGAAAAATATCTGTCCCTCTCCGATAAACTCCCGCAAATATTCCGAACGCAAGCGTTTCATGAAATCATCCTCCGAAACAACCGTCAATTCGGGTAATCCTCTACGGGTACGCATCTGGTTCAGCCATCCATACCGATCTGACAACACGGGTTCACATTCTGCCGCAATATAATACACCTCGCTCAACCGAATCAACGACATGAAGACTGCATAGAAATATTCCGATTCCTTTGTTCCGCTAGGCTTATCTATCCCCTTGTATTTGATCAAAGAATGCCCGCTCTCCCCCACGCCGGAAGCAACTTGCCACCACGTTTGGAAACGGTAATCCTGTGTCTCTCCTGCGAAAAGACTCGTCCCCACGAAATCTTTTCTAGGGTGCAAGTAATTATTCCCCGCTTGCTCGGCACTGAAATAATTTGTATAAATGTCCACCCGGTCTTTTTTGTAAATCCCGGTCAACACTTCAGTGGAGAACACCCGGTCGGGATTACTTTGGTTTGCCAACAACTTATTCGGGTCCACCGCCGGGAAATGTTCATTCACTTTCGAGTCCGCCAACAGTTTCCGAGCCGCAACCAATGCGTTCGCTTGTTCCCCCACGTACAAGTACACTCTAGCCTTCAACGCCAACACGGCATA
Proteins encoded in this region:
- a CDS encoding PKD-like family lipoprotein, producing the protein MRINPIILFLFVFSFCSCFDDKGNYDYHEVAEITIENIPEVVEVLGNSDHIVVNPKVVSSLEGEIGKENANFEFSYKIEKKLGGVLVSGQHWVDLNPSGSLDLDTLAAFAADTYIAWFSVTDKRSGVQTSKTFDIKVSSPTYEGWMVLCDEGEEERVRMDMISVISAERVIPAYDLLTSLGLPELKHAKGIGFYPNRYANPADLIYVMSAEGTYMLDRETFKTDESLEIGNVDFIIPPVNEYVVYYTAVNGTSIAGALANLCVTDAGNAYAQVRDYSGPAFEYPINTSERGKTPEYKVAPYVGVSMARPGNGRAALLYDTDNKRFVGWKYGYVADAMQILTPVADTEDGLFSFKTGMELVYMESTRYSGGLVYSILQDAEGKRCIYGINMSNNGFVQEAKYENLNAPDFDKATIFAFHSLFPYMFYAVGNKVYLHNLGTNTTYPMNTIALGENETVTMLKFNLYRQCSLNDLNNQSDEFMARQYELMVGSYNTAAPDNNGGKLGFYPVDGVNNSVTKRAEYSGFAKIKDVVYRERR
- a CDS encoding DUF4843 domain-containing protein, which codes for MKWKIILFVSSLTLVFCACEKQDISVFTTDDSGIYFQRVTSYIYNSTTEYYGDSVAYSFASAKASVKSVVLSATIRTMGKVVDYDRPFKVVVDQEGTTAIEGKHYEVNLDTVVVPAGKSTAYVRVRFFRTDDMMEKAVRLAIRLEDNEYFKCYFPEYKNTNAYSATGVMIHGDEFVFSLSEMYTEPWYWSMFGDGFFGNWTPKKFLVVNSVCGLSAADWDNAGYAGAKIQYGRFNFFTTTVQKYLQEQADAGTPELDSDGSYMQLAPSYSVDYSRYE
- a CDS encoding RagB/SusD family nutrient uptake outer membrane protein gives rise to the protein MKLWNIIWIGVVLVCGVGCSSFLDVQPKDKQSEKQLFATRGGFYTAVNGIYNKMASPALYGKNLSYELVDVISKRYQPLPVNTYLTALSTFAYTDENVKKTLESTWTTAYNTILNCNVVLENIDESEGVLQEQEYRVLKGEMLAVRAFLHFDMLRLFGPVYKLHPEAEAIPYNESSKVVALPLMTADSVLHEKILRDLDEAEELLADSDPVIENGPMASLEKDEEVYLRYRQLRMNYYAVLALKARVYLYVGEQANALVAARKLLADSKVNEHFPAVDPNKLLANQSNPDRVFSTEVLTGIYKKDRVDIYTNYFSAEQAGNNYLHPRKDFVGTSLFAGETQDYRFQTWWQVASGVGESGHSLIKYKGIDKPSGTKESEYFYAVFMSLIRLSEVYYIAAECEPVLSDRYGWLNQMRTRRGLPELTVVSEDDFMKRLRSEYLREFIGEGQIFFMYKRLYININSDENGYDTNTYGAKEERYVLPLPSGEVDNR